The DNA sequence TCATGACGGGCGGCCGGCCCGACGCCCCGGACAGCCACCGCATGCTCCTCGACGGCGCGCCCGTGGGGCAGACGTGCGGGCTGGCGACCTTCAGCGAATACACCACGGTGCACGTGGACAACGCGATCAAGGTGCTCGACAAGTCCTTGCCACTGGACCGGCTGTGCCTGCTCAGCTGCGGCGTCGGCACCGGGTGGGGTGCGGCGGTGAACTCTGCGCAGGTGTATCCGGGGCAGACGGTGATCGTCATGGGCACCGGCGGCGTGGGCATCAACGCCGTCCAGGGCGCGGCGCACGCCGGCGCGTCGCGGATCATCGCCGTCGACCCGGTCGCATTCAAACGCGAGAGCGCGCTGCGCCTGGGCGCCACCCACGCGGTGGCCGGTATCGACGAGGCGGCCGAACTCGCCCGCACGTTCACCAACGGTCAGGGCGCCGACGCCGCGATCATCACCGTCGGCAACACCACCGGCGAGCACATCGCCCAGGCGTTCTCGTCGATCCGCAAGGCCGGGGTGTGCGTCGTGACGGGCCTGGGGAAGATGACCGACGTGGGCCTGCCGATCAGCCCGCTCGAGCTCACGCTCTACCAGAAGACGCTGGTGGGCTCGCTGTTCGGCGCCTCCAACCCCACCGCGGACATCCCCTGGATGATCGACATGTACACGGCCGGAAAGCTGGAGCTGGACTCGCTGGTCACCAGCACCTACACGCTCGACGAGGTGGCGAAGGGGTTCGAAGACATGGAGGCCGGGGTGAACCTGCGCGGCGTGCTGGTGTTCGACTGAGCGTTCCCCGCGGGTGGCCCGTCACCGGACACCCGGCTTTGGTGGACATTTGGTTGGAAATCGGCGGAATTTCGACCAAATGTCCACCAAAGCGCACGTGGGGACCGGCGCCGGCTCACAGCCAGTGCGCCAGCCCCACCGCGAACAGTGCGAAGGTGAGCAGTCCGATGGCGCCGCGGAGCGCGGCCGCCGACCGGCCGCCGCGCGCGACGTGGCCGTCGAGCGCCCCGCCGCTCTCCTCGGCCCGGCGGCGCAGCCGAG is a window from the Tomitella gaofuii genome containing:
- a CDS encoding NDMA-dependent alcohol dehydrogenase — its product is MRTRGAVIKQAPGTFEVVDLELDEPRRDEIMVRMVASGLCHSDAHIAAGDHAVNNYPICGGHEGAGVVERVGPETEGFAVGDHVVFSFLAACGKCRWCASGMQNLCDRGAAIMTGGRPDAPDSHRMLLDGAPVGQTCGLATFSEYTTVHVDNAIKVLDKSLPLDRLCLLSCGVGTGWGAAVNSAQVYPGQTVIVMGTGGVGINAVQGAAHAGASRIIAVDPVAFKRESALRLGATHAVAGIDEAAELARTFTNGQGADAAIITVGNTTGEHIAQAFSSIRKAGVCVVTGLGKMTDVGLPISPLELTLYQKTLVGSLFGASNPTADIPWMIDMYTAGKLELDSLVTSTYTLDEVAKGFEDMEAGVNLRGVLVFD